A genome region from Mugil cephalus isolate CIBA_MC_2020 chromosome 13, CIBA_Mcephalus_1.1, whole genome shotgun sequence includes the following:
- the LOC125019032 gene encoding mas-related G-protein coupled receptor member A6-like translates to MAHFNISNTWNESYEENNNSNSFNNNEHNNFQYCTINSCDKHKAAFISYVITWIIVCISLPLTLLAIYSLSSLVRKDHGAPLYVINLLISDLVQLICMIAGVASGEFLAAGVFFYHYGLLSSVGFMVCISLERYLVIVWPLWYRFRRTIKTSVVVCVLAWILPPVFFLPFYYSLGFLTTQTIVGVFLLLPLPLFIFFLGGSLKALSGCISVSSDEKQRIVSVLVVVLLIYTLLFMPTVILVFLVTITDRTNFELWTASNILIQLSPLVDLILYFFMIKGATDKILASLCCCRISAAPGGAEVQAEDQRGQSPCPCS, encoded by the exons ATGGCACATTTCAACATCAGCAACACATGGAACGAAAGttatgaagaaaacaacaacagcaacagcttcaacaacaatgaacacaacaatTTCCAATACTGCACCATTAATAGCTGCgataaacacaaagcagcattCATCTCATATGTTATTACATGGATCATCGTCTGCATCAGCCTTCCTTTGACCCTACTGGCCATCTActcactgtcttctctg GTCAGAAAGGATCACGGTGCTCCACTCTACGTCAtcaacctcctcatttctgaTCTGGTTCAGCTCATCTGCATGATTGCTGGGGTGGCTTCCGGGGAGTTCTTGGCTGCTGGAGTTTTCTTCTATCATTATGGTCTGTTGTCCAGCgttggcttcatggtgtgtatCTCCCTAGAAAG gtatCTGGTCATCGTCTGGCCGCTGTggtacagattcagaagaacCATCAAGACCTCTGTGGTGGTCTGTGTCCTAGCCTGGatccttcctcctgtttttttcctcccattctATTACAGTTTGGGTTTTCTGACCACACAAACCATCGTAggtgtcttcctcctcctccccctccctctgttcatcttcttcctgggtGGGAGTCTTAAAGCGCTGTCTGGATGcatcagtgtctcctctgatgaaaaacaaagaattgtATCAGTTTTGGTCgtagtgctgcttatttacacactGCTGTTCATGCCCACTGTGATTCTTGTGTTTCTGGTAACAATCACAGACAGAACCAACTTTGAACTTTGGACTGCGTCCAACATTCTCATTCAGCTGAGTCCTCTTGTAGACTTGATTTTGTACTTTTTCATGATAAAAGGAGCCACAGACAAGATTTTggcctcactgtgttgttgcaggat